One stretch of Chryseobacterium scophthalmum DNA includes these proteins:
- a CDS encoding Crp/Fnr family transcriptional regulator, with translation MEHTEFSSDVISSQELLDKLYQNGNIKTYREGEIILDENASIRSIPIVMKGLLKVIRTEEDGREILLYYIKAGESCIMSFLGGMHNEKSIVKAEVEEDSEILFLPVEKVSLFIKEYPEWLDYIFRLYHKRFEELLDIINAIAFKKVDERLLNLLTKKAEIANSNTIVVTHEQLANELGTVRVVVSRLLKQLEDSGKVKLGRNKIIFSDLN, from the coding sequence ATGGAACATACTGAATTTTCTTCCGATGTCATTTCTTCACAGGAATTACTTGATAAGCTTTACCAAAATGGTAATATAAAAACCTACCGGGAAGGTGAAATCATTTTAGATGAAAATGCTTCGATCCGATCTATACCAATTGTAATGAAGGGATTGTTGAAAGTAATACGAACGGAAGAAGATGGAAGAGAAATATTATTATACTATATTAAAGCAGGTGAAAGCTGCATTATGTCTTTTCTTGGTGGAATGCATAATGAAAAGAGTATTGTAAAGGCAGAAGTTGAAGAAGATTCCGAGATACTTTTCTTACCTGTAGAAAAGGTTTCGCTCTTTATCAAAGAATATCCGGAATGGCTGGACTATATTTTCAGACTATATCACAAACGCTTTGAAGAATTACTGGATATTATTAATGCTATAGCTTTTAAAAAGGTAGATGAGCGACTACTAAATCTTCTTACTAAAAAAGCAGAAATAGCAAATTCAAATACTATAGTCGTTACTCACGAGCAGCTTGCGAATGAACTTGGAACAGTAAGAGTTGTTGTTTCCCGACTTCTAAAGCAATTGGAAGATTCTGGAAAAGTGAAATTGGGAAGAAACAAAATTATTTTTTCAGATCTGAACTAA
- a CDS encoding sulfite exporter TauE/SafE family protein: MEIFGYIAAIFIGISLGLIGGGGSILTVPVLVYLFGIDAFVATEYSLFIVGISSVVGSFSYFKKGLVNIKTALVFGVPSIISIFLTRNFILPLIPDEVLTISTLVVTKDILLLLIFALLMILASYKMIQSRVAPQIESIHFNKNNNLLAAGQGSVVGVLTGLVGAGGGFMIIPALVNLLKTPMKVAIGTSLVIISLNSLIGFFTSMHNVPINWKLLATVSSISIVGIIIGAQLSKKIDGRKLKPAFGWFILIMGIYIIVRELLM, translated from the coding sequence ATGGAAATTTTCGGATACATTGCCGCAATATTTATTGGTATTTCCTTAGGGCTGATAGGAGGAGGGGGAAGTATTCTTACTGTGCCTGTCTTAGTATATCTCTTTGGTATAGATGCCTTCGTAGCCACAGAATATTCACTTTTCATAGTTGGAATCAGCAGTGTGGTAGGTTCATTTTCCTACTTTAAGAAAGGGCTGGTTAATATAAAAACAGCTTTGGTTTTTGGTGTCCCGTCAATAATATCTATTTTTTTGACCAGAAATTTTATTTTGCCACTGATTCCTGATGAAGTTCTTACAATCAGTACTTTAGTGGTTACCAAAGATATCTTATTACTTCTGATTTTTGCATTATTAATGATTCTCGCATCGTACAAAATGATTCAAAGTAGAGTAGCGCCGCAGATAGAATCGATTCATTTTAATAAAAATAACAATCTTTTGGCAGCAGGGCAAGGGTCGGTTGTCGGGGTGCTTACTGGTTTGGTCGGTGCGGGTGGTGGCTTTATGATTATTCCTGCACTCGTCAATTTGCTCAAGACACCAATGAAGGTAGCCATCGGTACCTCGCTTGTCATCATTTCCCTGAATTCCCTTATCGGATTTTTCACTTCAATGCACAACGTCCCGATCAACTGGAAACTACTTGCAACGGTCTCATCCATTTCCATAGTGGGGATTATTATAGGAGCACAATTGTCAAAAAAAATAGACGGTAGAAAACTCAAACCTGCTTTCGGCTGGTTCATCTTAATAATGGGAATTTACATTATTGTAAGAGAGCTTTTAATGTAG
- a CDS encoding YeeE/YedE family protein, translating to MIEVIKQPWPWYIAGPLIGLTVPALLILGNKSFGISSSLRHICAACIPANIIFFKYDWKKELWNLFFVFGILLGGVVASQFLMNPGELSINPNLKAELATYGITDYSNLVPAQLMNFASLLTIKGFITMVVGGFLVGFGTRYAGGCTSGHAIMGLANLQLPSLIATICFMAGGFLMANVILPIILSL from the coding sequence ATGATAGAAGTTATAAAACAACCCTGGCCGTGGTATATTGCGGGTCCGTTAATAGGGCTTACAGTTCCGGCTTTGCTGATACTGGGTAACAAATCTTTTGGAATCAGTTCATCTTTAAGGCATATTTGCGCAGCGTGTATTCCAGCCAACATTATTTTTTTCAAATACGACTGGAAAAAAGAACTCTGGAATTTGTTTTTCGTTTTTGGGATTTTGCTCGGTGGAGTTGTCGCATCTCAATTCCTTATGAATCCTGGAGAATTATCGATTAATCCGAATCTGAAAGCCGAACTTGCAACCTACGGAATTACCGATTACAGCAATCTCGTTCCTGCTCAATTGATGAATTTTGCGAGTCTTTTAACGATAAAAGGTTTCATTACTATGGTTGTCGGTGGATTTTTGGTAGGTTTCGGAACCCGTTATGCAGGTGGTTGTACCAGTGGACACGCCATTATGGGATTGGCAAATTTGCAGTTACCATCACTTATTGCCACAATATGCTTTATGGCAGGAGGTTTTCTAATGGCGAACGTGATTTTGCCGATAATTCTTTCACTTTAA
- a CDS encoding DUF6691 family protein: MATEKDIRHQDSVCTNESHLTHKWYYNLKYLLVGIVFGIVFVKAEIISWFRIQEMFRLQSFFMYGVIGSAVLTGMISVFIIKKFNIKTIYGERISITPKKFNKGQIYGGLIFGFGWAMTGACPGPLFAQIGTGALAVGVTLLSAIFGTWVYGYLRDKLPH; this comes from the coding sequence ATGGCAACAGAAAAAGATATACGTCATCAGGACAGCGTTTGCACCAACGAAAGTCATCTTACTCACAAATGGTATTACAATCTTAAATACCTTTTGGTAGGAATTGTATTTGGGATTGTATTTGTAAAAGCAGAAATCATCAGCTGGTTCAGGATTCAGGAGATGTTCCGTTTGCAGTCGTTTTTTATGTACGGCGTAATCGGTAGTGCAGTTCTTACAGGAATGATTTCAGTGTTTATTATTAAGAAATTCAACATCAAAACAATTTACGGGGAAAGGATTTCAATTACACCGAAGAAATTTAACAAAGGACAAATCTATGGCGGGCTGATTTTTGGATTTGGCTGGGCAATGACGGGTGCCTGTCCGGGACCTCTTTTCGCACAGATTGGAACAGGTGCATTGGCTGTTGGAGTTACTTTGCTGAGTGCCATTTTTGGAACTTGGGTCTATGGATATTTGAGGGATAAATTGCCCCACTAA
- a CDS encoding MBL fold metallo-hydrolase: MFFQHIYDKSLAQASYLIGCQAKGEAIVIDAKRDIDTYLQIAKENNLTITHITETHIHADFLSGSRELAEVTGAKMYLSDEGGEDWQYQFPHTGLTNGDIIKVGNLTLKVIHTPGHTPESISFLLTDHPATDEPVMIFTGDFVFVGDIGRPDLLEKAAGITGTQEKGAKEMFHSVQDFSRLREFIQVWPGHGAGSACGKALGAVPSSTVGYEKIRNWAFQYEEDEEGFVEYLLEGQPEPPKYFAMMKKLNKVERPLLKEVPKHPKLSKEEFLKAYQNGVKIIDTRNKVDFAQGFIPNSINIQGNNSFSTWMGWIVNYSEPFILVAQEEQMEDLTRKLMRIGMDQMMGYIDDVKNLDLELQTADIIDIEEFKSYLNRDNIQVVDVRNKTEYDAGRIENAENVFVGTLEDNLDKISHEKPIVIHCQSGDRAAIAYSLLKKNGFENVKNFSGGMKEWTEKANPVKN; the protein is encoded by the coding sequence ATGTTTTTTCAGCATATTTATGATAAGAGCCTTGCGCAGGCTAGCTATTTAATAGGATGTCAGGCAAAAGGTGAAGCCATTGTTATCGATGCCAAAAGAGATATCGATACCTATCTTCAGATTGCCAAAGAAAATAATCTCACGATTACACATATTACAGAAACTCATATTCACGCCGATTTTTTGTCGGGTTCTAGAGAACTTGCGGAAGTGACGGGTGCAAAAATGTATCTTTCGGATGAAGGTGGTGAAGATTGGCAATATCAGTTTCCACATACCGGATTAACGAATGGAGATATCATTAAAGTTGGAAATTTAACTTTAAAAGTCATTCACACGCCGGGACATACGCCGGAAAGCATCAGCTTTTTATTGACCGATCATCCTGCAACGGACGAACCGGTGATGATTTTTACAGGAGATTTTGTTTTTGTGGGAGATATAGGAAGACCAGATTTATTGGAGAAGGCGGCCGGAATTACAGGAACTCAGGAAAAAGGAGCGAAAGAAATGTTTCATTCTGTTCAGGATTTTAGCAGATTGCGGGAGTTTATCCAAGTTTGGCCGGGACACGGTGCAGGTTCGGCTTGCGGAAAAGCTTTGGGTGCAGTTCCGAGTTCAACGGTAGGTTATGAAAAAATCAGAAACTGGGCTTTTCAATATGAAGAAGATGAGGAAGGTTTTGTAGAATATCTGCTGGAAGGACAGCCGGAACCTCCAAAATATTTTGCAATGATGAAAAAACTCAACAAAGTGGAAAGACCTTTATTAAAAGAAGTTCCAAAACATCCGAAACTTTCCAAAGAAGAATTTTTGAAAGCTTATCAAAATGGAGTTAAAATTATAGACACGAGAAATAAAGTAGATTTTGCCCAAGGTTTTATACCAAACAGCATCAATATTCAGGGTAATAATTCATTTTCCACGTGGATGGGATGGATTGTCAATTATTCCGAGCCGTTTATTTTGGTTGCTCAGGAAGAACAAATGGAAGATCTTACCAGAAAACTGATGAGAATCGGGATGGATCAAATGATGGGCTATATTGATGACGTGAAAAATTTAGACTTAGAATTACAGACTGCCGATATTATTGATATTGAGGAATTCAAATCTTATCTGAACAGAGATAATATTCAGGTGGTTGATGTAAGAAATAAAACCGAATATGACGCAGGACGTATTGAGAATGCTGAGAATGTCTTTGTGGGAACTTTGGAGGATAATCTGGATAAAATTTCCCATGAAAAACCAATTGTAATTCATTGTCAAAGTGGCGACAGAGCAGCAATTGCCTATTCTCTACTGAAGAAAAACGGTTTTGAGAACGTCAAAAATTTCTCTGGCGGAATGAAAGAATGGACAGAAAAAGCAAACCCTGTAAAAAATTAA
- a CDS encoding rhodanese-like domain-containing protein, protein MDLLSMLFGKKDNAALETALGEGAFLVDVRTPVEFASGSAEGAVNIPLDVVKDQISKFRNKKNIIVFCRSGNRSAMAKGTLERNGITNVLNGGSVQNMIKLTEQ, encoded by the coding sequence ATGGATTTATTATCAATGTTATTCGGAAAAAAAGACAATGCTGCGCTGGAAACTGCGTTGGGAGAAGGTGCTTTTTTGGTAGATGTAAGAACGCCCGTAGAATTTGCTTCGGGAAGTGCTGAAGGGGCTGTTAATATACCTTTGGATGTCGTCAAAGACCAGATTTCCAAGTTCAGGAATAAGAAAAACATCATTGTTTTCTGTAGAAGTGGAAACCGTAGCGCAATGGCAAAAGGAACATTGGAACGAAACGGAATCACGAATGTTCTCAACGGTGGCAGTGTACAGAATATGATAAAACTAACGGAACAATAA
- a CDS encoding class I SAM-dependent methyltransferase yields the protein MKDFWDERYRQSDFVYGDQPNIYFAEKLAELTPGKALFPAEGEGRNAVYAAIQGFEVEAFDQSEEGKKKAMQLAEINSVKINYTTVSADTIGYKKESFDLLVMVFAHFPEILRRDLHRWFSSLVKKGGGIILEGFSKEHSKFQDENPNAGGPKHWEMLYDLEELKTDFSDFDFQEAYISETILSEGAYHKGKASVVRFFGTKR from the coding sequence ATGAAAGATTTTTGGGACGAAAGATACCGCCAGTCAGATTTTGTGTACGGAGATCAACCAAATATCTATTTTGCCGAAAAATTGGCTGAACTCACTCCCGGAAAAGCTCTTTTTCCTGCTGAAGGAGAGGGTAGGAATGCTGTTTATGCGGCAATTCAGGGTTTTGAAGTTGAGGCTTTTGACCAAAGTGAAGAAGGCAAAAAGAAAGCGATGCAGCTTGCTGAAATAAACTCGGTGAAAATAAATTACACAACGGTTTCGGCAGATACAATAGGTTATAAAAAAGAAAGTTTTGACCTTTTAGTAATGGTTTTTGCCCATTTTCCTGAAATATTGAGGCGGGATTTGCACAGATGGTTTTCATCGCTTGTGAAGAAAGGTGGGGGAATTATTCTGGAAGGTTTCAGTAAAGAGCATTCTAAATTTCAAGACGAAAATCCAAATGCAGGCGGACCAAAACATTGGGAAATGCTTTATGATTTAGAAGAACTGAAAACTGATTTTTCCGATTTCGATTTTCAGGAAGCATATATTTCCGAAACCATACTGAGTGAAGGCGCTTATCACAAAGGAAAAGCTTCGGTTGTACGCTTTTTTGGTACAAAAAGATAA
- the trxA gene encoding thioredoxin gives MNKFQELISQEKPVLVDFFAEWCGPCKMQAPILQDLKKNIGDVASIVKIDIDKNQAVASQFGIRSVPTLMILKNGEVKWKQSGVFQADELERLIKQNL, from the coding sequence ATGAATAAATTTCAGGAACTAATCAGTCAGGAGAAACCCGTATTGGTAGATTTCTTTGCAGAATGGTGCGGTCCATGCAAAATGCAGGCGCCTATTCTTCAGGATCTCAAAAAGAATATTGGTGATGTAGCAAGCATTGTTAAAATTGACATCGACAAAAACCAGGCGGTTGCCTCGCAATTCGGAATCCGAAGTGTTCCTACTTTGATGATCTTGAAAAATGGAGAAGTAAAATGGAAACAATCCGGTGTTTTTCAGGCGGATGAACTGGAAAGATTAATCAAGCAAAACCTTTAA
- a CDS encoding thioredoxin domain-containing protein, whose protein sequence is MYKNLIVVFFLIAITGCGKAQSNKSESSLPAKEFSKKLDQTKDAQLVDVRTPGEFRNGHLKSAMNIDWNADDFTEKAKALDKDKPVFVYCMSGPRSTAAAAKLQEIGFKNVYEMQGGMMKWRNAELPEIKASTATGISLAQYKEMLKSNTPVLVDFYAEWCAPCKKMEPYLKKMAAEMPDKVKILRIDADANTELCKELNVSALPVLKLYKNDKLVWDNLGFATEQEVKNKIAQ, encoded by the coding sequence ATGTATAAAAACCTAATCGTTGTATTTTTTCTCATCGCAATTACAGGATGCGGAAAAGCTCAGAGTAACAAAAGCGAGAGCAGTCTTCCTGCCAAAGAATTTTCTAAAAAATTGGACCAGACCAAAGATGCACAATTGGTTGATGTAAGAACACCTGGAGAATTTCGTAACGGTCATCTTAAAAGTGCAATGAACATCGACTGGAATGCAGATGACTTCACAGAGAAAGCAAAAGCGCTCGATAAGGATAAACCTGTATTTGTGTATTGTATGAGCGGACCCAGAAGTACGGCCGCCGCTGCAAAACTTCAGGAAATCGGTTTTAAAAATGTATATGAAATGCAGGGAGGAATGATGAAGTGGAGGAACGCTGAGCTTCCGGAGATCAAAGCATCAACTGCTACAGGAATTAGTCTTGCCCAGTATAAGGAAATGTTGAAAAGCAATACTCCCGTTCTGGTGGATTTTTATGCAGAATGGTGCGCTCCCTGCAAAAAGATGGAGCCTTACCTTAAAAAGATGGCTGCTGAAATGCCGGATAAGGTGAAAATTTTAAGAATAGATGCAGATGCAAATACAGAACTCTGCAAAGAACTGAATGTTTCTGCACTACCGGTCCTGAAGCTGTATAAAAACGATAAATTAGTCTGGGATAATTTAGGTTTTGCAACAGAGCAGGAAGTGAAAAACAAGATTGCACAATAA
- a CDS encoding TolC family protein — MIRKSLSVLIFGLITQQSVLYAQQESLLGKIWTETQKNYSGIRAAESAIESSEYNEETVKSKALPQVKLQYQNTYGTLEGSSGGFFPQSGFFNVSGNRNSGSSLSSNNFGSAIAEYEIYNFGRQRSEERSANEFTQKLRTDKESYLLRLKKLLSQRYLDYVFNGAKLRWAERNSTRLEEIHSSSKALSRAGLKPEADSVLTYSSYVQALAMQDNWFGKQQAATEKLKEFYIDNFKVEDYQVSHFLDPEINSFNSEKVNPSHPFLKSIHQESEYYQTKAETERRSSLPSLKILGGYAYRGSGSDPYGNVSGKFTDGFSNSANNALVGLGLTWNISSLHTNRQKANMLSKEAERLGYLENQYQLSMQTEIKALESRIVEQQKQLKKESASVKGASDAYEMYVARYKSGLITLTELLQIRQILENAEKSQIDAAKEFWEQVIAKAELTGDFDYLFTQL, encoded by the coding sequence ATGATAAGAAAAAGTCTTTCAGTCCTTATTTTTGGGCTGATTACTCAGCAGTCTGTCCTTTATGCCCAGCAAGAATCACTTTTGGGTAAAATATGGACAGAAACACAAAAAAACTATTCAGGGATCCGTGCAGCCGAGTCTGCAATAGAATCTTCAGAATATAACGAAGAGACAGTAAAATCCAAGGCATTACCACAGGTAAAGCTTCAATATCAAAATACCTACGGAACATTAGAGGGAAGCAGTGGTGGTTTTTTCCCACAGTCCGGTTTTTTTAATGTTTCCGGAAACAGGAATTCGGGCTCCTCTTTATCCTCAAACAATTTCGGCTCAGCCATTGCGGAGTACGAGATCTACAACTTCGGGCGTCAGAGATCCGAGGAAAGATCAGCAAATGAGTTCACACAAAAGCTCAGGACAGATAAAGAATCCTATTTGCTGAGGCTCAAAAAATTGCTATCACAACGTTATCTTGACTATGTCTTTAATGGCGCCAAGCTCAGATGGGCAGAGAGAAACTCGACGAGGCTCGAAGAAATCCACAGTTCAAGCAAAGCCCTTTCGCGTGCCGGTCTCAAACCGGAAGCAGATTCTGTACTTACCTATTCATCGTACGTTCAGGCATTGGCAATGCAAGATAATTGGTTTGGAAAGCAGCAGGCAGCCACAGAAAAACTTAAGGAATTTTACATTGATAATTTTAAAGTAGAGGATTACCAGGTCAGTCATTTTCTTGACCCTGAAATAAATTCTTTTAACAGTGAGAAGGTTAATCCATCACATCCTTTTTTAAAGTCCATCCATCAGGAGTCCGAATACTATCAGACCAAAGCGGAAACAGAGAGAAGATCATCACTTCCGTCGCTTAAGATCTTGGGAGGTTATGCTTACAGAGGTTCAGGATCCGATCCATATGGCAATGTCTCAGGGAAATTTACCGATGGTTTCTCCAATTCTGCCAACAATGCTCTTGTTGGACTTGGATTGACGTGGAATATCAGCAGTCTTCATACGAACAGGCAAAAAGCCAATATGCTGTCAAAAGAAGCGGAACGTCTGGGTTATCTCGAAAACCAGTATCAGCTATCAATGCAGACTGAGATTAAAGCCCTTGAAAGCAGGATTGTAGAACAGCAAAAACAACTTAAGAAAGAAAGTGCTTCTGTGAAAGGCGCATCAGATGCCTACGAAATGTATGTAGCAAGATACAAGAGTGGTCTTATTACCCTCACTGAACTGTTACAGATCCGTCAGATTCTTGAAAATGCAGAAAAAAGTCAGATCGATGCCGCAAAAGAATTCTGGGAGCAGGTCATAGCAAAGGCTGAACTCACCGGCGATTTTGATTATTTATTTACCCAACTTTAA
- a CDS encoding efflux RND transporter permease subunit, whose product MNLIRFALRKPIAVMVVFLSVIVLSLTAIKKIKVDIFPEVELPSMYIAMPYGGLSPQYMDGFMSNEFQKVLLFVNGVKNIDFKSVQGLTLMKLTFYPGTDMAQAAGEVSTQVSRAMGFLPPGAVPPMVVRFDGNSLPVGQLVFESDNHSVTELQTMVLTKIRPMFVEIPGITAPAPFGGNIRSIVVNIDPAAMQSNGLSPEEITLAITKSSHPSPAGNIRMGETNYMAPINSIAKDPAEFLKIPIKTQDGRTLYVGDVANVQDGADQTSGYALVNGKRSVYLPVIKKSDASTLTAVENLKKAMPKLRDQLPDDVKVSYEFDQSKYIERSLSNLIHEGLLGALFTGLVIILFLGDLRGALIVVFTIPIAILTAVCVLYFAGYTINIMTLSGLALSIGILVDEATVTIENIHQHMEMRKTKPKAILDAVLEISIPKVLILLCILAVLTPAFIMTGIPKDMFLPLSFAVAFAMIASFLASQTFVPILANWMMKNKHIEKHYVKNRSFFYRFRTGYSHKMRKWSGRTLVLFSAYIIFSGLLIFLMMRSLGTDIMPLSNSGDFQMRIDAPQGSRLEKTEKLVKDILKDIEGILPENAVSISSAYVGLHPAATPINPIFLFTNGTHQSVLQVSVNKEIFSGSMEDLKEKIRKKIAEKHPEAQINFEPMELTEKIIGQGSMTPIEIKVGSPNLKLAASHAKKIEEKLKSNDFLRDVRIAEPLQYPTLQINVDRNLAAQFGLTMQDVTRSLVTATSSTRYTDKNLWVDPKSGLVFQTQVQIPESIMNSEEILKSLPLKKDSPRPVLEDIATVKKTTAPAQVNRKGPMRYVTIIGNVYGKDLGSASKAVKNAISETGKPPKSVSVWTEGTLQLLDDTLDSLAMGLLAAVLAIFLMLSAYYQSFKVPFVVLSVIPSVIVGSLVLIFITGSTLNLQSYMGMIMSIGVSVSNAVLLINQAEYYRKHYHISALHSARMAAASRLRPVLMTALAMLAGMIPMAIGIGEGSEQVAPLGRAVIGGIIASTLTILLLVPHFFAAVMSNAGHSNPSLDPEDEESKFFVQS is encoded by the coding sequence ATGAATTTAATACGTTTTGCGCTCAGAAAGCCCATTGCCGTCATGGTCGTTTTCCTGTCGGTCATTGTGCTTTCGCTTACAGCTATAAAAAAAATAAAAGTAGATATTTTCCCGGAGGTAGAGTTGCCGTCAATGTATATTGCGATGCCTTACGGAGGGCTTTCACCTCAATATATGGATGGTTTTATGTCCAATGAATTTCAAAAAGTTTTACTCTTTGTGAATGGTGTCAAGAATATTGATTTCAAAAGTGTTCAGGGACTGACCTTAATGAAACTGACCTTTTATCCAGGCACCGATATGGCGCAGGCTGCAGGTGAGGTTTCCACGCAGGTTTCACGGGCAATGGGATTTTTACCACCCGGTGCAGTACCGCCTATGGTTGTGCGGTTTGACGGTAATTCACTCCCGGTCGGTCAACTTGTCTTTGAAAGTGACAATCACTCTGTAACAGAGCTTCAGACAATGGTCCTAACCAAAATCCGGCCGATGTTTGTTGAGATTCCCGGTATTACGGCTCCGGCACCTTTTGGGGGTAACATCCGTTCGATCGTTGTAAATATTGACCCGGCTGCAATGCAGAGTAACGGACTAAGTCCGGAAGAAATTACTTTGGCGATCACAAAAAGCAGCCATCCTTCGCCAGCAGGAAATATCAGAATGGGCGAAACGAATTATATGGCACCGATCAATTCCATAGCCAAAGATCCTGCGGAGTTTCTTAAAATCCCGATAAAGACCCAAGACGGTAGAACTCTTTACGTGGGTGATGTAGCCAATGTTCAGGATGGAGCTGACCAGACATCTGGATATGCATTGGTCAATGGGAAACGCTCTGTGTATCTCCCGGTGATCAAAAAATCAGATGCTTCAACACTGACAGCAGTTGAAAATCTAAAAAAAGCAATGCCAAAACTGAGAGATCAGCTTCCGGATGATGTGAAGGTGAGTTATGAATTTGACCAGTCAAAATATATTGAACGTTCCCTTTCAAATCTAATTCATGAAGGACTTTTGGGTGCACTTTTTACAGGACTGGTCATTATTCTTTTCCTTGGTGACCTTCGAGGTGCACTGATCGTGGTCTTTACAATTCCCATAGCAATATTAACAGCCGTCTGTGTGCTCTATTTTGCAGGATATACTATTAATATAATGACCTTGAGTGGGTTAGCCCTATCCATCGGAATTTTGGTAGATGAAGCTACGGTCACGATCGAGAATATCCACCAGCATATGGAAATGAGGAAAACCAAACCCAAAGCCATTCTTGATGCAGTACTTGAAATTTCCATTCCGAAGGTGCTGATATTATTATGTATTCTGGCCGTTCTTACGCCTGCCTTCATTATGACGGGCATTCCAAAAGATATGTTTCTTCCGCTTTCTTTTGCAGTTGCATTCGCAATGATAGCTTCCTTTCTGGCATCCCAGACCTTCGTTCCGATCCTGGCTAACTGGATGATGAAGAATAAGCATATTGAGAAGCATTATGTTAAAAACAGGAGTTTTTTCTATCGATTCAGAACGGGCTACAGTCACAAAATGAGAAAATGGTCGGGAAGGACTTTGGTATTGTTTTCGGCCTATATCATTTTCTCGGGCCTTTTAATATTTTTAATGATGCGCTCATTGGGAACCGATATTATGCCTCTTTCCAACAGCGGTGATTTTCAGATGAGAATTGATGCGCCACAGGGAAGCCGTCTGGAGAAAACTGAAAAGCTGGTGAAGGATATTCTCAAAGATATTGAAGGTATTTTGCCGGAAAATGCGGTCAGCATCAGTTCGGCCTATGTCGGTTTACATCCGGCAGCAACGCCGATCAATCCCATATTTCTTTTCACCAACGGAACACACCAGTCTGTTTTGCAGGTTTCTGTAAATAAGGAGATCTTTTCAGGGTCTATGGAAGATCTGAAAGAAAAGATCCGCAAGAAGATTGCTGAAAAGCATCCTGAAGCACAAATCAATTTTGAACCGATGGAACTTACCGAAAAAATTATTGGACAGGGATCGATGACCCCGATAGAAATCAAGGTAGGATCTCCGAATCTGAAACTGGCGGCATCTCACGCAAAAAAAATAGAGGAAAAGCTGAAAAGCAACGATTTCCTGCGAGACGTCCGCATTGCAGAGCCACTTCAATATCCGACGTTACAGATCAACGTAGACCGAAATCTCGCTGCGCAGTTCGGACTGACGATGCAGGATGTGACACGCAGTCTTGTGACCGCTACCTCTTCAACCCGCTACACCGACAAGAACCTCTGGGTCGACCCAAAATCAGGACTTGTCTTTCAGACACAGGTCCAGATTCCAGAAAGTATAATGAACTCTGAAGAGATCCTGAAATCACTTCCACTGAAAAAAGACAGCCCGAGACCCGTTCTTGAAGATATCGCTACAGTTAAAAAAACGACCGCACCTGCACAGGTCAACCGAAAGGGACCTATGAGATATGTAACAATTATCGGAAATGTGTACGGAAAAGACCTGGGCTCTGCTTCCAAAGCGGTAAAAAATGCCATCAGTGAGACCGGAAAACCTCCAAAAAGTGTTTCTGTCTGGACAGAAGGCACACTGCAGCTACTGGATGATACACTCGACAGTCTTGCAATGGGACTTTTGGCGGCAGTACTAGCGATATTCCTAATGCTTTCTGCTTATTATCAGTCATTTAAAGTACCTTTTGTTGTTCTTTCCGTGATTCCTTCCGTGATCGTGGGAAGTCTTGTTTTGATTTTCATTACCGGCAGTACGCTCAACCTCCAGTCATATATGGGGATGATTATGTCCATCGGTGTTTCGGTTTCAAATGCCGTATTACTTATCAATCAGGCAGAGTACTACCGTAAACATTACCATATCAGTGCGCTTCATTCTGCGAGAATGGCAGCGGCGTCCAGACTCCGCCCTGTACTGATGACCGCTTTGGCGATGCTTGCCGGGATGATTCCTATGGCAATCGGTATCGGGGAAGGTTCTGAGCAGGTTGCTCCACTTGGTAGAGCTGTTATCGGTGGTATCATCGCATCCACTCTTACCATTCTGCTTTTGGTTCCGCATTTTTTTGCAGCAGTAATGTCCAATGCAGGACATTCAAATCCTTCCTTGGATCCGGAAGATGAGGAAAGTAAATTTTTCGTACAATCTTAA